From a region of the Cyprinus carpio isolate SPL01 chromosome A18, ASM1834038v1, whole genome shotgun sequence genome:
- the LOC109110039 gene encoding spermatogenesis-associated protein 2-like protein gives MNSAYKKTEDGHINRYQTNLERQIEKGDQSLVCRSEELCKEVKMLLHNGNAQMIHHLHGLDSLAVMEKSLNAFPSKTGQMGLEKLSKAFEVLELAALNLYVYPWRREYRLVKMFSGMFTHLIKPALTLQQVKELFGLLGYQASSPNEEEELALTSKLVPTDFLLGLACGFFTARMECQLLLSALGSVDRSVEWVLQLVKERQVGHSLQVALENTKRKTDAASVSDAILTGGLDTELDLYTEQTDASHMTSTSCSPPHSSYMQPKETDLSKPLQKEASQSHMGNNEDARQGGPLKSPGPVESFAEDEPEGDVQRQAAAKEICSCMKQDFLYQCEKCKSVHSLFCDYYKECKNKGHNLAPCQFKTEDLYSAQNQLRMTKEKPKDSLKTHFCMMYSSSDSFVVCYDCQLIHEHDCDFIKACRFNHYLQSTGTVQPPQGERVNVQKRNPCLSSAHHMQNPQETGDSETPNAPIPYHRDCWKANQTFPDTVCLTCEVFHFTGCPDVRHCSQKHKLHNVRTYCITCSSSERSTLCRYCGAVYCHLCCYKNTLLCMCGNPILSSSPV, from the exons ATGAATTCTGCTTATAAAAAGACAGAAGATGGCCACATTAATAGGTATCAGACCAACTTGGAGAGACAAATTGAAAAGGGGGATCAAAGTTTGGTGTGCAGGAGTGAGGAACTTTGTAAGGAAGTCAAGATGCTCCTTCACAATGGCAATGCCCAGATGATACATCATCTACATGGATTAGACTCACTGGCAGTGATGGAAAAATCTCTCAATGCATTTCCATCTAAAACTGGCCAAATGGGGCTTGAGAAACTCTCCAAGGCCTTTGAAGTGTTGGAGCTCGCTGCATTAAACCTCTACGTCTACCCCTGGAGAAGAGAGTACAGACTGGTGAAG ATGTTTTCAGGTATGTTCACCCATTTGATCAAACCTGCACTAACCCTTCAGCAGGTTAAAGAGCTGTTCGGTTTGCTTGGATACCAGGCCTCAAGTCCTAATGAAGAAGAGGAGTTGGCGCTGACCTCCAAACTAGTTCCTACTGATTTCTTACTTGGCCTTGCATGTGGCTTCTTCACGGCCCGGATGGAGTGCCAGCTGCTACTTTCGGCCTTGGGCTCAGTGGACAGAAGTGTGGAGTGGGTTCTACAGCTAGTTAAGGAGAGGCAGGTGGGCCACAGTCTTCAGGTAGCACTAGAGAACACCAAGAGAAAGACAGATGCTGCCAGTGTTTCAGATGCCATCCTGACAGGTGGCTTGGACACTGAGCTGGATCTGTACACAGAGCAGACAGATGCTTCTCACATGACATCCACGTCTTGTTCACCACCTCACTCTTCTTATATGCAACCAAAAGAGACTGATCTAAGCAAGCCTTTACAGAAGGAGGCCTCACAGTCACACATGGGGAATAATGAGGATGCAAGGCAGGGAGGACCGCTCAAAAGTCCAGGTCCAGTTGAAAGCTTTGCTGAAGATGAACCTGAAGGTGATGTCCAGAGACAAGCAGCAGCAAAAGAGATATGCAGCTGTATGAAGCAAGACTTTTTATACCAATGTGAGAAGTGCAAAAGTGTGCACAGTCTATTTTGTGACTATTATAAGGAGTGCAAAAATAAAGGGCATAATTTAGCTCCGTGCCAATTTAAGACTGAAGACCTTTATTCAGCACAAAACCAGCTCAGAATGACCAAGGAAAAACCAAAAGATTCACTCAAGACACATTTTTGTATGATGTATTCTTCTTCTGATTCATTTGTGGTGTGCTATGACTGTCAGTTGATACATGAACATGACTGTGATTTTATTAAAGCATGCAGATTTAATCACTATTTGCAGTCTACAGGGACAGTGCAGCCCCCTCAAGGAGAAAGAGTGAATGTTCAAAAGAGAAACCCATGTCTTTCTTCTGCACATCATATGCAGAACCCCCAGGAAACGGGTGATTCAGAAACACCTAATGCACCAATACCATATCACCGTGATTGCTGGAAAGCTAACCAAACTTTTCCTGACACTGTATGCCTCACTTGTGAAGTCTTTCATTTCACTGGGTGTCCTGATGTACGACATTgctctcaaaaacacaaactgcATAATGTCAGAACatattgcatcacttgctccTCTTCTGAACGTAGCACCTTATGCAGGTACTGTGGTGCTGTGTATTGCCATCTGTGTTGCTATAAAAATACCTTGCTATGCATGTGTGGAAATCCTATTCTCAGCTCTTCCCCTGtttga
- the LOC109110041 gene encoding uncharacterized protein LOC109110041, producing the protein MSNGDRVVLALGGAGTVGSGIVKALLDRGFKVAVISRESSNLEKLKGFVSPSTKSNLTTLVGNVGSEEGAEEVKQALLKSVGKITDVVSSLGFSWWQGGPPHTQTLKELHWVIETLLFSTFVSWKAFFPLVRDDTNCTYTFITGGAGEKVLMPGTGFLTVGAASALAFCQVLREEYPEVPCKVNQVKINTGVAAPDRMAPGYLNHLDLGEAVAMLVERRNTSHTVFPVNCLADLKTVMLEGNL; encoded by the exons ATGTCAAACGGGGACAGGGTGGTTTTAGCGCTCGGTGGAGCAGGAACTGTCGGCTCCGGGATAGTGAAAGCTCTCCTGGACAGGG GTTTCAAGGTTGCTGTGATCTCCAGAGAGAGCAGCAATTTGGAGAAACTCAAGGGGTTTGTTTCACCTAGCACAAAAAGCAACCTGACCACTTTAGTGGGGAATGTTG GCTCAGAAGAAGGAGCGGAGGAGGTGAAACAGGCCTTGCTTAAATCTGTGGGAAAGATCACAGATGTGGTGTCCTCTCTGGGCTTCAGCTGGTGGCAGGGAGGTCCACCACACACTCAAACCCTCAAAGAACTGCACTGG GTTATTGAGACTCTGCTTTTCAGCACCTTTGTGTCTTGGAAGGCGTTCTTTCCCCTGGTGAGAGATGATACTAACTGCACCTACACGTTTATCACAG GAGGTGCTGGTGAGAAGGTGCTCATGCCGGGCACAGGGTTCCTGACTGTAGGTGCAGCTAGTGCTCTGGCGTTCTGTCAGGTTCTGCGTGAGGAGTACCCAGAGGTGCCATGCAAAGTCAACCAG GTGAAAATCAATACAGGTGTGGCGGCCCCAGACCGAATGGCCCCCGGGTACCTGAACCACTTGGATTTAGGGGAGGCCGTGGCTATGCTGGTGGAGCGCCGCAACACGTCCCACACTGTCTTCCCTGTGAACTGTCTTGCTGATCTAAAAACTGTTATGTTGGAGGGAAATCTGTAA